In one window of Acanthochromis polyacanthus isolate Apoly-LR-REF ecotype Palm Island chromosome 8, KAUST_Apoly_ChrSc, whole genome shotgun sequence DNA:
- the prrt4a gene encoding proline-rich transmembrane protein 4: THLRLNDNGESGGSPEVVQPAVCPFAKVEDWDRAAGAAIGGSLCLLGCGGFQLYGILHALGFGGVDGYGFRPWPWWGYQVGCRICEIGVCLGLSLIGTHPLFCHSNSSIKTLTQPRPGTWSRLSCSSPSRGLTLPSQDGANSPVLSTHQSWSQGKQEKLVVCDVISKGQSEALPLCSIADPPGNGLNCVHKPSQTQNVLPLPTPPCPPRKPENSAQSQLSSLVHLGIETDSTVDLRPPSPIDLSRSIDQALFSESLFSHSIFGLPRLLHTSSSLSLSSPSQSTSKQGPSSVENSLYRTSSCGDVDQEKPLSSSKLSNHTAV, encoded by the coding sequence ACACATTTAAGACTGAATGACAATGGAGAGAGTGGAGGATCTCCTGAAGTGGTGCAACCTGCAGTTTGCCCTTTTGCCAAAGTAGAGGACTGGGATAGGGCTGCAGGAGCTGCAATAGGAGGTTCCTTGTGCTTGTTAGGGTGTGGAGGCTTTCAGCTTTATGGAATCCTACATGCTCTTGGCTTTGGAGGGGTTGATGGCTATGGGTTTCGGCCCTGGCCCTGGTGGGGTTACCAGGTAGGCTGCAGAATCTGTGAGATTGGGGTGTGTCTAGGTTTGTCTCTCATTGGAACACACCCTCTATTCTGTCACAGCAACTCCTCTATCAAGACCCTAACTCAGCCCCGGCCAGGAACTTGGTCTCGGCTATCTTGCAGCTCCCCTTCACGAGGGCTCACCTTACCCTCACAGGATGGTGCAAATTCTCCTGTTCTCTCCACTCATCAGTCCTGGTCCCAGGGGAAGCAGGAAAAGCTGGTGGTCTGTGATGTTATCAGCAAAGGGCAGTCAGAGGCTCTTCCTCTTTGCTCAATAGCAGATCCTCCTGGAAATGGACTAAACTGCGTCCACAAGCCCAGTCAGACCCAGAATGTACTGCCCCTACCTACACCCCCATGCCCACCACGTAAACCTGAGAATTCAGCTCAGTCTCAGCTATCCTCACTGGTTCATTTAGGTATAGAGACTGACTCCACTGTGGATCTGCGCCCTCCATCTCCCATAGACTTGTCCCGCAGTATTGACCAAGCTCTGTTCAGTGAATCTCTATTCTCTCACAGTATTTTTGGTTTACCAAGGCTGCTTCACACTTCGTCAAGCCTTTCCTTGAGCTCTCCTAGTCAAAGCACATCAAAGCAGGGGCCCAGCTCTGTGGAAAATAGTCTTTACCGAACCTCTTCCTGTGGAGACGTGGATCAAGAGAAACCCCTTTCCAGCTCCAAACTCTCCAACCACACGGCTGTTTGA